A stretch of the Lactuca sativa cultivar Salinas chromosome 9, Lsat_Salinas_v11, whole genome shotgun sequence genome encodes the following:
- the LOC111917126 gene encoding cinnamyl alcohol dehydrogenase 1, whose product MGSMKEEERKTTGWAARDPSGILSPYTFTLRKTGAEDVLIKVICCGVCHTDVHQIKNDLGMSNYPMVPGHEVVGEVVEVGSAVSKFNVGDTVGVGLLVGCCNSCRPCEAEVEQYCNKKIWSYNDVYTDGKPTQGGFSTSMVVHQKFVVKIPEGLSPEQAAPLLCAGVTVYSPLSHFGLKKNGLKGAIVGLGGVGHMGVLIAKAMGHHVTIISSSDKKRDEAMNVLGANEYFVSSDTAKIQAAVDSFDYIIDTVPANHPLDEYLSLLKLDGKLILLGVINTPLQFISPLLMGGRKTITGTFIGSMKEIEELLEFCKEKDVKSTVEIVKMDYINTAMERVAKNDVRYRFVVDVAGSKLEDE is encoded by the exons ATGGGAAGCATGAAAGAAGAAGAGCGAAAAACGACAGGATGGGCTGCAAGAGATCCTTCTGGCATCCTCTCTCCATACACCTTCACTCTCag AAAAACAGGTGCTGAAGATGTGTTGATCAAGGTCATATGCTGCGGTGTTTGTCATACCGATGTTCATCAGATCAAAAACGACCTCGGAATGTCCAATTACCCTATGGTTCCAGG GCATGAAGTGGTAGGTGAAGTAGTGGAAGTGGGGTCAGCTGTGAGTAAATTCAACGTCGGTGACACCGTCGGAGTTggacttctcgttggctgctgtAACAGCTGCCGCCCATGTGAGGCGGAAGTGGAGCAATACTGCAACAAAAAGATATGGTCCTACAATGACGTGTACACCGACGGCAAACCTACACAAGGTGGATTTTCCACATCCATGGTCGTTCACCAAAA ATTTGTGGTCAAGATACCAGAAGGGTTGTCACCCGAGCAAGCGGCCCCCTTGCTATGTGCTGGGGTGACAGTGTACAGTCCGCTAAGTCATTTTGGACTGAAGAAAAACGGGCTCAAAGGAGCCATAGTTGGACTTGGTGGGGTTGGGCATATGGGTGTTTTGATTGCGAAAGCAATGGGTCATCATGTGACCATCATCAGCTCTTCTGATAAGAAGAGAGATGAGGCCATGAATGTTCTTGGAGCTAACGAATATTTCGTCAGCTCTGACACTGCTAAGATTCAAGCAGCAGTTGATTCATTCGACTATATTATCGACACGGTGCCGGCAAACCACCCTCTTGACGAATACCTTTCTTTGCTCAAACTCGATGGGAAATTGATCTTGTTGGGTGTTATCAATACCCCTTTGCAATTCATCTCCCCTTTGCTTATGGGCG GGAGGAAGACAATTACCGGAACATTTATTGGTAGCATGAAAGAAATCGAAGAGTTGTTGGAGTTTTGCAAGGAGAAGGATGTGAAATCAACGGTGgagatcgtgaagatggattatATAAACACTGCAATGGAAAGGGTAGCCAAAAACGACGTTAGATATCGGTTTGTGGTGGACGTGGCTGGCAGCAAACTTGAAGATGAGTAA
- the LOC111917117 gene encoding uncharacterized protein LOC111917117 — protein MVRNGWGDDNFGFEDIEVTDRHFLVIYGHCCGSGIEFAIANVYAPQSISDKRKLWLDLSNLIKSRDVMWILMGDFNAVRKRDERLNSIFCPYTAQDFNIFITGEGLFDLKMGGFEYTYFQQAGAKLSKLDRILVCHKFLINFPQASCTSLPREQSDHCPIMLELNSKDFGPVPFKMFNSWLLRTGFNEVVIKASSDFKGYGVADSFLLNKLKFIKNRIRSWKAVNLSQEQVEIETIKNRMVDLDKKVERNDLNGSEKAEWAKISNRLTELEKLVTLDIKQKARIKWLINGDENSRFFHGFVKNRIRKNHMNGLMINGVWSNQPDEMKAEIFRFFFLQSLKKNGRSDQISGVQNSSPSQQLAKTFWKVISRLMR, from the exons ATGGTTAGAAACGGATGGGGAGATGACAACTTCGGTTTTGAAGACATTGAAGTAACTG ATAGGCATTTTCTGGTGATATATGGGCATTGTTGTGGTTCTGGAATTGAATTTGCTATTGCCAATGTATATGCTCCTCAATCTATATCGGATAAGAGAAAGTTGTGGTTAGATCTGTCTAACTTGATAAAGTCACGTGATGTGATGTGGATTCTTATGGGCGACTTCAATGCTGTGAGAAAAAGAGATGAAAGATTAAACTCTATCTTCTGCCCCTACACTGCACaagattttaatatatttatcacCGGAGAGGGATTATTTGACCTAAAAATGGGGGGATTCGAGTACACTTACTTCCAACAGGCAGGTGCAAAGTTAAGTAAACTTGATAGAATTCTTGTATGTCATAAGTTTCTTATCAACTTCCCTCAAGCTTCATGTACATCCCTACCCAGAGAACAGTCTGATCACTGTCCTATTATGCTTGAACTTAATTCCAAGGATTTTGGACCTGTGCCTTTCAAGATGTTCAACTCGTGGCTTCTTAGAACTGGTTTCAATGAGGTTGTCATTAAAGCGAGCTCAGATTTCAAAGGGTATGGCGTTGCAGATTCATTTTTACTAAACAAATTAAAGTTCATAAAAAATAGGATAAGAAGTTGGAAGGCAGTAAATCTCTCTCAGGAACAAGTGGAGATTGAAACAATCAAAAATCGAATGGTGGATCTTGATAAGAAGGTTGAAAGGAATGATTTAAATGGATCTGAAAAAGCTGAATGGGCTAAGATTTCAAATAGACTCACTGAATTAGAAAAACTGGTGACTCTAGACATCAAACAGAAAGCGAGAATAAAATGGTTGATCAATGGTGATGAAAATTCTCGGTTCTTCCATGGCTTTGTTAAAAATCGCATTAGAAAAAACCACATGAATGGTCTTATGATTAATGGGGTGTGGTCAAATCAGCCAGATGAGATGAAAGCTGAGATCttcagatttttttttcttcaaagttTAAAGAAAAATGGAAGATCAGACCAGATTTCAGGAGTTCAAAATTCAAGTCCATCTCAGCAGCTAGCAAAGACTTTTTGGAAGGTGATATCTCGATTGATGAGGTGA